In Deinococcus seoulensis, the following are encoded in one genomic region:
- a CDS encoding DinB family protein, producing the protein MTDPDRTERTQMAFARLLPKLFRGGQAFVGVEASLSSLDADVAATRPAGLPHSVAELVAHINWWNRWMLDIIEMGEAQPYPKHAADTWPAVSSEDWPRVKNEFYELLARIDPHAARPDLANPVNHEETIGELLADMALHTAHHFGQVVTVRQALGAWPPAGGGDTW; encoded by the coding sequence ATGACTGATCCTGATCGTACTGAACGAACCCAGATGGCCTTCGCGCGCCTGCTGCCCAAACTGTTCCGGGGTGGGCAGGCCTTCGTGGGCGTCGAGGCGTCCCTGAGCAGCCTGGACGCCGACGTGGCCGCGACCCGCCCGGCGGGCCTGCCGCACTCGGTGGCGGAACTCGTGGCGCACATCAACTGGTGGAACCGCTGGATGCTGGACATCATCGAGATGGGCGAGGCGCAGCCCTACCCGAAGCACGCCGCCGACACCTGGCCCGCCGTGAGCAGCGAGGACTGGCCGCGCGTGAAGAACGAGTTCTACGAGTTGCTGGCCCGCATCGACCCGCACGCCGCCCGCCCGGATCTGGCGAACCCCGTGAACCACGAGGAGACCATCGGGGAACTGCTGGCCGACATGGCGCTGCATACCGCGCATCACTTCGGGCAGGTCGTGACGGTCCGGCAGGCGCTGGGCGCGTGGCCGCCCGCCGGTGGGGGCGACACGTGGTAA
- a CDS encoding DUF4180 domain-containing protein has translation MPENHHEQQIGGVRTLSELGLRLPDAGAIREVLGAAYPLDGLIVQEADLAPAFLNLRSGLLGELFQTFTNHRLPLALVVPDPARHGERFAELAREHAGHALIRILPTVEAARTWLARPAQS, from the coding sequence ATGCCGGAGAATCATCATGAACAGCAGATCGGCGGGGTCCGGACCCTGAGTGAACTGGGCCTGCGTCTGCCGGACGCAGGGGCGATCCGGGAAGTGCTGGGCGCGGCGTACCCGCTGGACGGCCTGATCGTGCAGGAGGCGGACCTTGCCCCGGCGTTCCTGAACCTGCGCAGCGGCCTGCTTGGTGAGCTGTTCCAGACGTTCACCAATCACCGCCTGCCGCTGGCCCTGGTCGTCCCGGACCCGGCGCGTCACGGAGAACGATTCGCGGAACTTGCCCGCGAGCACGCCGGGCACGCCCTGATCCGTATCCTGCCGACCGTGGAGGCCGCGCGGACGTGGCTGGCGCGGCCTGCCCAGTCCTGA
- a CDS encoding L-glutamate gamma-semialdehyde dehydrogenase, which produces MTTTHLEGLLPFEHEPYHTFQDEAVAARQRDAFRAVREAYAGRTFPLIIAGQDAQGDGTFAVRNPADTRETLWHFQNATPAQLQQAVAAAQDAFLEWRRTDPLQRASIFKRAAELLRARRMEFNAVMTLENGKNWAEADGEVAESVDHFEVFARETLRWAQGKAVYPMPDEHVTTVYEPLGVVACISPWNFPSAIPLGMALGALAAGNTVLWKPAGETPLSSYLMVELLFEAGLPRGAVQFLTGTDDVLGDPLVDHPGVRMIAFTGSKEIGCRIYERAARVQPGQRWLKRVIAEMGGKDPTVVCADADIEAAATGIVQAAFGYSGQKCSACSRVIAEDSVYDDLLARVTEKTRALKVGLPEENAAIGPVIHQGSAERIAQFVEAGRTTARLVLGGDTPDTGERVGGYVSPTLFADVDPADPLFQQEIFGPVLTFTRARDWQHAIELANDSEYGLTAAFYSRDPHKIAVARRDMHVGNLYINRKCTGALSGTHAFGGYGMSGTNAKVGGPDYLFWFLQTKTVAQRY; this is translated from the coding sequence ATGACCACCACCCATCTGGAAGGCCTGCTGCCTTTCGAGCACGAGCCGTACCACACCTTTCAGGACGAGGCGGTCGCCGCCCGCCAGCGCGACGCCTTCCGGGCCGTGCGCGAGGCGTACGCGGGCCGCACCTTCCCGCTGATCATCGCCGGGCAGGACGCCCAGGGGGACGGCACCTTCGCCGTGCGCAACCCCGCCGACACCAGAGAAACGCTGTGGCACTTCCAGAACGCCACGCCCGCACAGTTGCAGCAGGCCGTGGCCGCCGCGCAGGACGCCTTCCTGGAATGGCGCCGCACCGACCCGCTGCAACGCGCCAGCATCTTCAAACGGGCCGCCGAGCTGCTGCGCGCCCGCCGAATGGAATTTAACGCGGTCATGACGCTGGAGAACGGCAAGAACTGGGCCGAGGCGGACGGCGAGGTGGCCGAGTCGGTGGACCACTTCGAGGTCTTCGCGCGTGAAACGCTGCGCTGGGCGCAGGGCAAGGCCGTGTACCCCATGCCGGACGAGCACGTGACGACCGTGTACGAACCGCTGGGCGTGGTGGCCTGCATCAGCCCGTGGAACTTCCCGAGTGCCATTCCGCTGGGCATGGCGCTGGGCGCACTGGCCGCCGGGAATACGGTGCTGTGGAAACCCGCCGGGGAGACGCCGCTCTCATCGTACCTGATGGTCGAACTGCTGTTCGAGGCGGGCCTGCCCCGGGGCGCCGTGCAGTTCCTGACCGGCACGGACGACGTGCTGGGCGACCCGCTGGTGGATCATCCGGGCGTGCGCATGATCGCCTTCACCGGCAGCAAGGAGATCGGCTGCCGCATCTACGAGCGGGCCGCGCGGGTGCAGCCGGGCCAGCGGTGGCTCAAGCGCGTGATCGCCGAGATGGGCGGCAAGGACCCCACCGTGGTGTGCGCGGACGCGGACATCGAGGCCGCCGCGACCGGCATCGTGCAGGCCGCGTTCGGGTACAGCGGCCAGAAGTGCAGCGCCTGCTCCCGCGTGATCGCGGAAGACAGCGTGTACGACGACCTGCTGGCCCGCGTGACCGAGAAGACCCGCGCCCTGAAGGTCGGTCTGCCCGAGGAGAACGCCGCCATCGGCCCGGTCATCCACCAGGGCAGCGCCGAGCGCATCGCGCAGTTTGTCGAGGCGGGCCGCACGACCGCGCGACTGGTGCTGGGCGGCGACACGCCCGACACCGGGGAACGCGTGGGCGGCTACGTCTCCCCCACCCTGTTCGCGGACGTGGACCCGGCCGATCCGCTGTTCCAGCAGGAGATCTTCGGGCCGGTCCTGACCTTCACCCGCGCCCGCGACTGGCAGCACGCCATCGAACTGGCGAACGACTCCGAGTACGGCCTGACCGCCGCGTTCTACTCGCGCGACCCGCACAAGATCGCGGTGGCCCGCCGCGACATGCACGTGGGGAACCTGTACATCAACCGCAAGTGCACGGGCGCCCTGAGCGGCACGCACGCCTTCGGCGGGTACGGCATGAGCGGCACGAACGCCAAGGTCGGCGGCCCCGACTACCTGTTCTGGTTCCTTCAGACCAAGACCGTCGCGCAGCGGTACTGA
- a CDS encoding ROK family protein — protein sequence MSDQSGSARSLTASPLLDSALLDTALPGASLLALDIGGTSLRAALVTADGRVLERLEARTPRPATPDAVLAAVTELAAPLAGQVGAVGVACAGAVAGGRVTATAAHTFPGWTDVPLAQRVASGLGLPCAALNDARAAAWGEAQAGAGRGVNEFMFVTVSTGVGAGLVLGGQLHLAGNGLDAELGFVSVPAAWGPGAAVPGLGRLGPLEFESSGTALGAQAAALGFGDARALCDAADAGDARALEVTGRAAALLAWKCADVAALLGVTRVAFGGSVGLRAGFLGQVRAALGAFPERYRPELVHAALGADAGLIGAALWAGGSGEGAAQR from the coding sequence GTGTCTGATCAATCCGGTTCTGCCCGTTCCCTGACGGCCTCTCCCCTGCTGGACTCTGCCCTGCTGGACACGGCCCTGCCGGGCGCGTCCCTGCTGGCGCTGGACATCGGGGGCACCAGCCTGCGGGCGGCGCTGGTCACGGCGGACGGGCGCGTGCTGGAGCGCCTGGAGGCCCGCACGCCCCGCCCGGCCACTCCGGACGCGGTGCTGGCGGCCGTGACGGAACTGGCTGCGCCGCTGGCCGGGCAGGTGGGCGCGGTGGGTGTGGCGTGCGCGGGCGCGGTGGCGGGCGGGCGGGTCACGGCGACGGCGGCGCACACCTTTCCCGGCTGGACGGACGTGCCGCTGGCCCAGCGGGTCGCCTCGGGGCTGGGGTTGCCGTGCGCGGCCCTGAACGACGCGCGGGCCGCCGCGTGGGGCGAGGCGCAGGCCGGGGCGGGGCGAGGCGTGAACGAGTTCATGTTCGTGACGGTCAGTACCGGGGTGGGCGCGGGGCTGGTACTGGGCGGGCAGTTGCATCTGGCCGGAAACGGCCTGGACGCCGAGCTGGGCTTCGTGAGCGTCCCGGCGGCGTGGGGGCCGGGCGCGGCGGTGCCGGGGCTGGGGCGGCTGGGGCCGCTGGAGTTCGAGTCGAGCGGCACGGCGCTGGGCGCGCAGGCGGCGGCGCTGGGCTTCGGGGACGCGCGGGCGCTGTGCGACGCGGCGGACGCCGGGGACGCGCGGGCGCTGGAGGTGACGGGCCGGGCGGCGGCGCTGCTGGCCTGGAAGTGCGCGGACGTGGCGGCGCTGCTGGGCGTCACGCGGGTGGCGTTCGGTGGGAGCGTGGGGTTGCGGGCCGGGTTCCTGGGGCAGGTGCGCGCGGCGCTGGGTGCCTTCCCGGAGCGGTACCGGCCGGAGCTGGTGCACGCGGCGCTGGGCGCGGACGCGGGCCTGATCGGCGCGGCACTCTGGGCGGGCGGGTCAGGTGAGGGGGCCGCCCAGCGGTGA
- a CDS encoding DUF4127 family protein, translating to MTNARVLLIPPDTRPPTLDLPVGLGRMTGAVVDVPPARALPEFFTPGDTGALRGWLLERAAGADALIVCLETVCLGGMIPARRVTDGLDVALARLEVLREARALNPTLRIYAFGVIVRVAHDNDPHEEKAYYGQWGRELRAFSDAFDRHARHGEAHREALEAARAAVPAEVLADWVGTRERNRALHLAALDLLADGTLEHLCLTLDDTTPYGLAAFDRRMLEARADELGVWERLDVYPGADEVPCALLARALRPEVVPVWVRYSGVGGAGAELLYEDRPAGELVRAHLRAAGCVLADSPAGAAFILAVNTPGVRQAHRQPDFGTVDTPHRHLPAFVDAVRADLRAGRAVSVADIAYPNGAEARLWTLMQGLPLAQLAGFSAWNTAGNTLGSAVAFGKLAALVTDRAGHAGALLARVVDDVLYQGEVRSLLRAELGQPSPFDLGEQLHAADRRLPELMAPRVQAVWERHFAGRGLTLELGEARLAWPRLFTGVFPLTVRSAGVDDRQVAGGIVRMADAPQKNS from the coding sequence ATGACGAACGCCCGCGTGCTGCTGATCCCGCCGGACACCCGCCCTCCCACGCTGGACCTGCCGGTCGGGCTGGGCCGCATGACGGGCGCGGTCGTGGACGTGCCGCCCGCGCGGGCGCTGCCAGAGTTCTTCACGCCTGGGGATACGGGGGCGCTGCGGGGGTGGCTGCTGGAGCGGGCGGCCGGGGCGGACGCGCTGATCGTGTGCCTGGAGACGGTGTGTCTGGGCGGCATGATTCCGGCGCGGCGCGTGACGGACGGTCTGGACGTGGCGCTGGCGCGGCTGGAGGTGCTGCGGGAGGCGCGGGCGCTGAACCCGACGCTGCGGATCTACGCGTTCGGGGTGATCGTGCGGGTCGCGCATGACAACGATCCGCACGAGGAGAAGGCGTACTACGGGCAGTGGGGGCGGGAACTGCGGGCGTTCAGTGACGCGTTCGACCGGCACGCGCGGCACGGCGAGGCGCACCGGGAGGCGCTGGAAGCGGCGCGGGCGGCCGTGCCCGCCGAAGTACTGGCCGACTGGGTGGGCACGCGCGAGCGGAACCGGGCGCTGCACCTGGCGGCGCTGGACCTGCTGGCGGACGGCACGCTGGAGCACCTGTGCCTGACGCTGGACGACACCACGCCGTACGGGCTGGCGGCCTTCGACCGGCGGATGCTGGAGGCCCGCGCGGACGAACTGGGCGTCTGGGAGCGGCTGGACGTGTACCCGGGTGCGGATGAGGTGCCGTGCGCGCTGCTGGCCCGCGCGCTGCGCCCGGAGGTGGTGCCGGTGTGGGTGCGCTACAGCGGCGTGGGCGGGGCGGGCGCGGAACTGCTGTACGAGGACCGCCCGGCGGGCGAACTGGTGCGCGCGCACCTGCGGGCGGCCGGGTGCGTGCTGGCGGACAGTCCGGCCGGGGCGGCGTTCATCCTGGCGGTGAACACGCCGGGGGTGCGGCAGGCGCACCGGCAGCCGGATTTCGGGACGGTGGACACCCCGCACCGGCACCTGCCGGCGTTCGTGGACGCCGTGCGGGCCGACCTGCGGGCCGGGCGGGCGGTCAGCGTGGCGGACATCGCGTACCCGAACGGGGCCGAGGCGCGCCTGTGGACGCTGATGCAGGGGTTGCCGCTGGCGCAGCTGGCGGGGTTCAGTGCGTGGAACACGGCCGGGAACACGCTGGGATCGGCGGTGGCGTTCGGGAAGCTGGCCGCGCTCGTCACGGACCGGGCCGGGCACGCCGGGGCGCTGCTGGCGCGGGTGGTGGACGACGTGCTGTACCAGGGCGAGGTCCGCTCGCTGCTGCGGGCCGAGCTGGGGCAGCCCAGTCCCTTCGATCTGGGTGAGCAGCTCCACGCGGCAGACCGGCGGCTCCCGGAGTTGATGGCCCCGAGGGTGCAGGCCGTGTGGGAGCGGCACTTCGCGGGGCGCGGCCTGACGCTGGAACTGGGCGAGGCGCGGCTGGCGTGGCCGCGCCTGTTCACCGGGGTGTTCCCGCTGACGGTGCGTTCCGCCGGTGTGGACGACCGGCAGGTGGCCGGGGGGATCGTCCGAATGGCTGACGCGCCGCAGAAGAACTCCTGA
- a CDS encoding S8 family serine peptidase, with amino-acid sequence MKKSTTALSRLTLIAAALSLAACGQRSAPAQSALPAPAALVSGGQIATVRIAPGVTRQALLSAAPGTQIISFHPEGGYAILSVPATLKAASLNGQGLQALGVSAQDVTLEADQDLAVLDDSPAEGLADGLGATNWANGATNWAGGNTNWAGGNSFLKSSDWANVQEYWNLINLPLAHQLAPELGRGVKVAVIDTGIDLNHPLLRGHIDTVGAWDFVGGDANPQEEKPVNGQGKYGHGTAVSGVVLQIAPNAEILPMRVLNPNGRGPMSRVLQAMDRAVASGAQVINLSLGSALDSPALNAAIRAALAQGVVVVNSSGNSGTEGMVYPAQNLMTGVFAINSGLLGIGSVDMKGMKSNFSTYSARMSLAAPGEKVVTSYPDNQLAYASGTSFAAPAVSGAAALALSTAAVGLSPVNIATNLRLSAAPSPDVTYKAKMGRGVLNVGAFLSRYR; translated from the coding sequence ATGAAGAAGTCCACGACTGCCCTGTCCCGCCTGACCCTGATCGCCGCCGCGCTGTCCCTGGCCGCCTGCGGTCAGCGGTCCGCGCCGGCGCAGAGTGCACTGCCCGCACCGGCTGCCCTGGTGTCCGGCGGGCAGATCGCCACCGTGCGGATCGCGCCCGGCGTGACCCGGCAGGCGCTGCTGAGTGCCGCGCCCGGCACGCAGATCATCTCGTTCCACCCGGAAGGCGGTTACGCCATCCTGTCGGTGCCCGCCACCCTGAAAGCCGCCAGTCTGAACGGGCAGGGCCTGCAGGCGCTGGGCGTGAGCGCCCAGGACGTGACGCTGGAAGCCGATCAGGACCTGGCCGTGCTTGACGACAGTCCCGCCGAGGGCCTGGCCGACGGGCTGGGGGCCACCAACTGGGCCAATGGCGCCACCAACTGGGCCGGCGGGAACACCAACTGGGCCGGCGGCAACTCCTTCCTGAAGTCCAGTGACTGGGCCAACGTGCAGGAGTACTGGAACCTGATCAACCTGCCGCTGGCGCACCAGCTGGCGCCGGAACTCGGGCGGGGCGTGAAGGTCGCCGTGATCGACACCGGCATCGACCTGAACCACCCGCTGCTGCGCGGGCACATCGACACGGTGGGCGCGTGGGATTTCGTGGGCGGCGACGCCAACCCCCAGGAAGAGAAACCGGTCAACGGCCAGGGCAAGTACGGGCACGGTACGGCCGTGAGCGGCGTGGTGCTGCAGATCGCGCCGAACGCCGAGATCCTGCCCATGCGGGTCCTGAACCCGAATGGGCGCGGGCCGATGTCGCGGGTGTTGCAGGCCATGGACCGCGCGGTCGCGAGCGGCGCGCAGGTCATCAACCTGTCGCTGGGTTCCGCGCTGGACTCGCCCGCTCTGAACGCGGCGATCAGGGCGGCACTGGCGCAGGGCGTGGTGGTCGTGAACTCCTCGGGGAACAGCGGCACCGAAGGCATGGTGTACCCCGCACAGAACCTCATGACTGGCGTGTTCGCCATCAACAGCGGCCTGCTGGGGATCGGCAGCGTGGACATGAAAGGCATGAAGTCCAACTTCTCGACGTACAGCGCCCGCATGTCGCTGGCCGCGCCGGGCGAGAAGGTCGTGACCAGCTACCCGGACAACCAGCTGGCGTACGCGTCGGGCACGTCGTTCGCAGCGCCAGCCGTGTCGGGCGCGGCGGCGCTGGCCCTGTCGACCGCAGCGGTCGGCCTGAGTCCGGTGAACATCGCCACGAACCTGCGCCTGAGCGCCGCGCCCAGCCCGGACGTGACGTACAAGGCCAAGATGGGGCGCGGCGTGCTGAACGTCGGCGCGTTCCTGAGCAGGTACCGCTGA
- a CDS encoding diguanylate cyclase, with translation MTEMLDNVRAAVTVSSGPLTDLRAHAARCAALAEQSSPDALNELLHAATDYVNAAHAAADEAAEIEGLSLMAGAAQRSGQLRLAVECQQRELDLRARRGDRAGQAHCLNNIGMLHANLGAHADALAALHGCQQLCDQYQELPDELRGACSVNIAHSFLLMGQPSHALTFLHPGLDTARRCGDVQTELAALGILGLAHNELRNTELAARTLLDAIELARMHDQTPHLIDLFDNLGQVHLNLGDAAQAEAMFQQSLYWAEETGDVHGRVNALLSLGRAAFSRQDVQAALAQLTGALQQARQYDLNASALTILTTLVHGLEQQDRPADAYPFLRALRELERQLFTEDSERQVQSLRSQFEAERARHDADVYRQLNEAAQHARLQAEETVRVRTAELEAVQIEIVTRLGMAAEYRDDRTGQHTRRVGELSGQLAQMMGLPPEEVDLIRWAARLHDIGKIGVSDDILLKTSPYTPEEFERMKLHTVIGAKVLEGSTSRLLRMAEEIARTHHERWDGAGYPRQLSGTDIPISGRIVAVADVFDALTSERPYKDAWTVKDALNEMQRGSGTQFDPEIVERLIMMVSSNQPELKPMLAPRLHPDLHAAPSAQPGDGHAREAQQLIEQAWNMRQSDPKGGAVIARRALDAARRCGDDLTLGLAQRTSGFYCFMAGQYEEALTHLSQGTDIGILCDNRALQADCANFTAAVYSNLQDYEKAADHLAVVLRIAREDHDRLREAHALHNLSNLYYHNRDLDKSMELVQAGLELYRSLNHTSGLAFALSMQATVAFDLGQPEVAAQAAQAAIEYAAQAGNLSVGNTALATAGQATARLGDTERGIAMLHAAIDEARQNELTLLEAGHLYELGRVLQSSGDLRAAQDYYQQALARAEALSARDVMMNTYLQLSELCAAEGRHQEAFELYRRHHDVEREIHSLSAALKTRALMTQLEVERVKSEAQIYRLKTIELASANEALERVNTEKSGLVNMLEEQSRLLERQLSEDGLTGLFNRRHVEGVLQHEFLHGRVTQAPLCVAMADIDHFKQINDQFSHLVGDQVLRAVAALFQNAVRPSDSVGRYGGEEFLFVFPNTTTEQGQRICERVRELVNTYDWSQIHPALTVSLSMGVATDPRVPNHERLVSLADEQLYRAKRSGRNRVCVLTDVPEA, from the coding sequence ATGACAGAGATGCTGGATAACGTGCGGGCCGCCGTGACGGTCAGCAGCGGGCCGCTGACGGACCTGCGCGCGCACGCCGCACGCTGCGCCGCGCTGGCCGAACAGTCCAGCCCGGACGCCCTGAACGAACTGCTGCACGCCGCGACCGATTACGTGAACGCCGCGCACGCCGCCGCCGACGAGGCAGCCGAGATCGAGGGCCTGTCCCTGATGGCGGGCGCCGCGCAGCGCAGCGGGCAACTGCGGCTGGCAGTGGAGTGCCAGCAGCGGGAACTGGACCTGCGGGCGCGGCGTGGGGACCGGGCCGGGCAGGCGCACTGCCTGAACAACATCGGGATGCTGCACGCGAACCTGGGCGCGCACGCCGACGCGCTGGCCGCCCTGCACGGCTGCCAGCAACTGTGCGACCAGTACCAGGAACTGCCGGACGAACTGCGCGGCGCGTGCAGCGTGAACATCGCGCACTCGTTCCTGCTGATGGGGCAGCCCTCGCACGCCCTGACGTTCCTGCACCCCGGCCTGGACACCGCGCGCCGCTGCGGGGACGTGCAGACGGAACTGGCCGCGCTGGGCATCCTGGGACTGGCGCACAACGAACTGCGGAATACCGAACTGGCCGCCCGGACCCTGCTGGACGCCATCGAACTGGCGCGCATGCACGACCAGACGCCGCACCTGATCGACCTGTTCGACAACCTGGGGCAGGTGCACCTGAACCTCGGGGACGCCGCGCAGGCCGAAGCGATGTTCCAGCAGTCGCTGTACTGGGCCGAGGAGACCGGCGACGTGCACGGCCGCGTGAACGCCCTGCTGAGCCTGGGCCGCGCCGCGTTCAGCCGTCAGGACGTCCAGGCGGCCCTGGCCCAGCTGACCGGCGCGCTGCAACAGGCGCGGCAGTACGACCTGAATGCCTCGGCCCTGACGATCCTGACCACCCTCGTTCACGGTCTGGAGCAGCAGGACCGTCCCGCCGACGCGTACCCGTTCCTGCGGGCGCTGCGGGAACTGGAACGGCAACTGTTCACCGAGGACAGCGAGCGGCAGGTGCAGTCGCTGCGCAGTCAGTTCGAGGCGGAACGCGCCCGGCACGACGCCGACGTGTACCGGCAACTGAACGAGGCGGCGCAGCACGCCCGCCTGCAGGCCGAGGAGACCGTGCGGGTCCGCACCGCCGAACTGGAAGCCGTGCAGATCGAGATCGTCACGCGGCTCGGCATGGCCGCCGAGTACCGCGACGACCGCACCGGGCAGCACACGCGCCGCGTCGGGGAACTCAGCGGGCAGCTCGCGCAGATGATGGGCCTGCCGCCCGAGGAGGTCGACCTGATCCGCTGGGCGGCGCGCCTGCATGACATCGGCAAGATCGGCGTCAGTGACGACATCCTGCTGAAGACCAGTCCGTACACCCCGGAAGAATTCGAGCGCATGAAACTGCACACCGTCATCGGCGCGAAGGTGCTGGAGGGCAGCACGTCCCGCCTGCTGCGCATGGCCGAGGAGATCGCCCGCACGCACCATGAGCGCTGGGACGGCGCCGGTTACCCCCGCCAGCTCAGCGGCACGGACATCCCCATCTCCGGGCGGATCGTGGCGGTCGCGGACGTGTTCGACGCCCTGACATCCGAACGGCCGTACAAGGACGCCTGGACGGTCAAGGACGCCCTGAACGAGATGCAGCGCGGCAGCGGCACGCAGTTCGACCCGGAGATCGTGGAACGCCTGATCATGATGGTCAGCAGCAACCAGCCGGAACTCAAGCCCATGCTGGCCCCCCGGCTGCACCCGGACCTGCACGCCGCACCCAGCGCGCAACCCGGCGACGGGCACGCCCGTGAAGCGCAGCAGCTGATCGAGCAGGCCTGGAACATGCGTCAGAGCGACCCCAAGGGCGGCGCCGTGATCGCCCGGCGCGCCCTGGACGCCGCGCGCCGCTGCGGGGACGACCTGACCCTGGGCCTCGCGCAGCGCACCAGCGGCTTCTACTGCTTCATGGCCGGCCAGTACGAGGAAGCCCTGACGCACCTCTCGCAGGGCACGGACATCGGCATCCTGTGCGACAACCGCGCCCTTCAGGCCGACTGCGCGAACTTCACGGCCGCCGTGTACTCGAACCTTCAGGATTACGAGAAGGCCGCCGATCACCTCGCGGTGGTCCTGCGTATCGCCCGCGAGGACCACGACCGCCTGCGTGAAGCGCACGCCCTGCACAACCTCTCGAACCTGTACTACCACAACCGCGACCTCGACAAATCCATGGAACTGGTGCAGGCGGGCCTGGAACTGTACCGCTCGCTGAACCACACCAGCGGACTGGCGTTCGCGCTGAGCATGCAGGCCACCGTCGCCTTCGACCTGGGCCAGCCGGAGGTGGCCGCGCAGGCCGCGCAGGCCGCCATCGAGTACGCCGCGCAGGCCGGGAATCTCAGCGTGGGGAATACGGCCCTCGCCACGGCAGGTCAGGCCACCGCACGCCTGGGCGACACGGAACGCGGGATCGCCATGCTGCACGCCGCCATCGATGAGGCCCGGCAGAACGAACTGACCCTGCTGGAAGCCGGGCACCTGTACGAGCTGGGCCGGGTGTTGCAGAGCAGCGGTGACCTGCGGGCCGCCCAGGACTACTACCAGCAGGCGCTGGCACGCGCCGAGGCGCTGTCTGCGCGGGACGTCATGATGAACACGTACCTGCAACTGTCCGAGTTGTGCGCGGCCGAGGGACGACACCAGGAGGCGTTCGAGCTGTACCGGCGGCATCATGACGTGGAACGCGAGATTCACAGTCTGTCGGCAGCACTCAAGACGCGGGCCCTGATGACGCAACTGGAGGTCGAGCGGGTGAAGTCCGAGGCGCAGATCTACCGCCTGAAGACCATCGAGCTGGCCAGTGCCAACGAGGCGCTGGAACGCGTGAACACCGAGAAGAGCGGACTGGTGAACATGCTCGAGGAGCAGTCGCGCCTGCTGGAACGCCAGCTGTCCGAGGACGGCCTGACCGGGCTGTTCAACCGGCGGCACGTGGAGGGCGTGTTGCAGCACGAGTTCCTGCACGGGCGGGTCACGCAGGCGCCGCTGTGCGTGGCGATGGCGGACATCGACCACTTCAAGCAGATCAACGATCAGTTCTCGCATCTGGTGGGGGATCAGGTGCTGCGGGCCGTGGCGGCGCTGTTCCAGAACGCGGTGCGGCCCAGCGACAGCGTGGGCCGGTACGGGGGCGAGGAGTTCCTGTTCGTGTTCCCGAACACCACCACCGAGCAGGGGCAGCGGATCTGCGAGCGGGTACGGGAACTGGTGAACACCTACGACTGGTCCCAGATTCACCCGGCACTGACGGTGTCGCTGTCGATGGGTGTGGCGACCGACCCGCGCGTCCCGAACCACGAACGGCTGGTGTCGCTGGCCGACGAGCAGCTGTACCGCGCCAAGCGTTCCGGACGGAACCGGGTGTGCGTACTGACCGACGTGCCCGAAGCCTGA